Part of the Oceanidesulfovibrio indonesiensis genome is shown below.
TACAGAATTAAACGCGCAGGGCAGTATAAGCGTCGTCAATTATTCGCAGCACGAACAGGATGGAGTTGAGTAATGAACCCACTGAAAGCCGGTGACATCGCACCGAAATTTAGCTTACCGGATCAAGACGGCGAGCAAGTAAATTTGACCGACTTCCAGGGACAGCGTGTTCTGGTCTATTTCTACCCGAAAGCCATGACCCCCGGCTGCACCGTACAGGCCTGCGGCTTACGCGACAACATGGACGAGTTGAAGAAAGTCGGCGTGGAAGTGCTGGGTATCAGCACGGATAAACCAGAAAAGCTGTCACGATTTGCTGAAAAAGAGCTGCTGAACTTCACGCTGCTTTCTGATGAAGACCATCAGGTGTGCGA
Proteins encoded:
- the bcp gene encoding thioredoxin-dependent thiol peroxidase; its protein translation is MNPLKAGDIAPKFSLPDQDGEQVNLTDFQGQRVLVYFYPKAMTPGCTVQACGLRDNMDELKKVGVEVLGISTDKPEKLSRFAEKELLNFTLLSDEDHQVC